The Metamycoplasma subdolum DNA window AAGAAAGCAAACCAATTAAAGAATCAACTTTAAAAAACTTTGCAAAAGAAGTCAAAAGAATTAAATGACCAAAAAGTGCAAAGGCTTGAAAATGATTTGGTATCACCATCGCTTTTTTGGTTGTAATGGCAATATTTTGTTTTTTAATGACATTGTTATTTTCTAGTGTTTGAAATGCAATTGGAATTAAATCATAGGAGTAAATATGGAAGATAAAGATTTTAAATGATATATGATTTCTACTGTTTCTGGTAAAGAAGACAATGTTATTGAATCTCTTAAAAATAAAATTAGTGCTAAATTTATGGATGAATTTTTTAGAGAAATTAGAGTGTTCAAAATGCCTCACTTATCAAACAGAGAACTTGAGAAAAAAACTAAAGGTGAAGAATATACTGTAAAGTATGTAAATATTTATAAGGGCTACATTTTTTTAAATATGGTAATGACAGACGAGGCTTGATATTTAGTCCGTAACACTCAATATGTAACAGGTCTTGTCGGATCAAGTGGTAAGGGAGCAAAACCAACTCCAATCTCAATGAAAACTTTTCAAAAAATGGTTGATAAAGAAGCTGAACTTATTGCTAAATTTGAAGCTGGTGATATTGAAACAGCATTCAAAGAAGGAACTGTTGTAAAAATTATTGCTGGACCTTTTAAAGAAGAAATTGGTGAAATAATTAAGAACAATGACAACACTAAAAAAGCATTCGTTAATATTGAACTTTATGGAACAAAAACTCCTACTGAATTTGACTATGAAGATTTGGAAATTGTTGGTTAAATAAAGCAGTTTTTCGGAAATTCAAATAATATTAAAATTAAGATTTAAGCCACAATGCTGGCTTATTTTTTTTACTCTCCATATCCCTTAAAAATTTAGCAACTTTGAGAGTATAATTATTTTTATGAACAAGGTAGAAGTTTACATAGATTTTGAAGCAATTACAAATCCTTTTGCTTCAATTATAAAAGTTCCAAATGACACCCCATTTGCTTATAGCATTGGGCTTTTAAATAAACAAAATTTATTTCAAAGTAGCACTTTTATTGTTGATTTTGGAAGACATTCTAATAAAAATTCTATCTTGGAAATTATTAAAAAATCAATCGAAAAAGATATCAAAAGAATTAATCCAAATGTAACAATGGAAGATGTAGTTTTTGTCGGTCACAACCCTGTTTTGGAAAGAAAAATTCTTTTAAAAATTTTC harbors:
- the secE gene encoding preprotein translocase subunit SecE, giving the protein MDEIKEEKIEDKKESKPIKESTLKNFAKEVKRIKWPKSAKAWKWFGITIAFLVVMAIFCFLMTLLFSSVWNAIGIKS
- the nusG gene encoding transcription termination/antitermination protein NusG codes for the protein MEDKDFKWYMISTVSGKEDNVIESLKNKISAKFMDEFFREIRVFKMPHLSNRELEKKTKGEEYTVKYVNIYKGYIFLNMVMTDEAWYLVRNTQYVTGLVGSSGKGAKPTPISMKTFQKMVDKEAELIAKFEAGDIETAFKEGTVVKIIAGPFKEEIGEIIKNNDNTKKAFVNIELYGTKTPTEFDYEDLEIVG